The following DNA comes from Silurus meridionalis isolate SWU-2019-XX chromosome 14, ASM1480568v1, whole genome shotgun sequence.
accgatagtggattcctattgctaggttggatcgtaaatggtgataaccgattaatcaaccaataattttttttatggatactggataaaaaaacaaaagaaattgaaaaaaatgctcctgaactttattacaaaaataataataaaaatatttaatcatgcaaatgtgctaaatgaaataaatatgaatatattaatgaaatataattatatcattttGGAATTATAAAAAGCGAATAAATTTGATAtagctctccgtgcagcgcacagtctcgcgtgtaaaaaaaaaaaaaaaaaaaatgcatgtggtGTCAGGGATTCGCCtttagaggccgctctcgtaatgcgATAGCAATAGtcccagcaatcaactatcgatGCAGACTGCCAAAACCAATGAATCGGTTGATCATCCCATAATACTGACCATCCCATAATAACTTGTTACAGCCCTGACATAATAGCTACTATACTAATCTTCTATCAGATTTCTGACCCCAATCAACACAAagcatcagcaaaaaaaatgaaccaTAAACCATAAGAGATTATACTCACAGCCTAGGATTCCCATGTTGAGTCTGGCATTAATATGTGAAAGCTCAtcctataataaaaatataaagatgtgtcatttataatttatttattaaataaaaaaacaggatatctatactgctatagggtttaaatttaaataataactaGTCATTTAATGGATAATGTTTCTCCTTACGTTAAGCATCGAAGCATCTCTACGAAATTCCATCAGATCTTCGCTCAGTTTACTCTGGTTCTCGTCCAGCACATCTGTATAACATCACGACATCAGATCACACTCAGAACGAAAAACACAGCATCCAGGTTTAACAGATGAAATATGTTTGTTTTCATTATCATTTTTAGAAATATTATAAgaggttttatttttaccaaATTTGAGCTCCAGGTTTTTCTCAAGCTGGTCGAGTTTTTCTGACAATTTGCCCAGCATGGACCGTAGGAAAGAAATGTCCTGGTCCTTCTGCGCCAAGGTCACCTATTTAAGTGGACAGAGTGAActaaataaaagatatatacAGGAATGAGACCCTAAATTGTGCTTCAATAGTCCTCGGCTTACCTGCATCTCATGGAAGCGATCGTCCGTTTGCTGCAGGAACTCCTTTAGCCCCTCAAATTTACACGCATCCAGGTGCGTCTCGTACGTGTCCTGATTCCCAATGAACGTGCACctgagagaaagacaaaagCCCACGATATATATCACCATtggttcaaaataaaaaagtgcaaccgaaacacacatatacacacacctacttaCCCGTATTTTGAATGTGGGCACTTGATGTGTTCACACTCCTTCAAATGGGCCTCCAGGTTCATAGTGAGCAAAGGAGGACAGCTGGGATTATTCGGGCAGCGCACTGGCCGGTAGTCGCAGCTCACCTCGTGATCTCTGatcacacacaagcacaacaAATTGCCAAATGTGACTAATCTTTTATACTGCAGCACCAATACATGGATAATATTGATGCTGCTACTTCAGCATCCAGAACACCACGGTTAAGAGATTTCCACACTTCGCACAGTTTAATGAGCTAACGATCAATAAAATGCAGGAATATCTTCTCACTTCCTGGTGCTGAGTTTGATGGTGAAAGGGCAGCCGAGCGGATCCACTTCAAAGGCAGCTGGTTTTCCTGAAGCGGTGGTGCGAACGCCATATTTACAGTGAATGAAGAGCTCACCGATCTGCTCGGCCACAGCAATGTTGTTCACCACTACGGTGAGCTTTGAGTTATCTACTGGgcatttttctataaaaacacacacacacacacaaacacatttcagaTCATATGCTTTAATTTGtgttcaaatgtattttaataatggaaaaaaaaaaactgggaaAACCCTCCACTCCAATAAAACATACTGAAACAAGCTGAAACATACTATTCCATCCACACTGAcaccatcgtaacttgaaaatatctagtcatggcctagcctacccaggagagCAGTAGGGGGTAGAATACTGTCATTtcttaataatttaacaaatgacaGTACATCATTTATCAAAACACAGCAATTTCTCCGTATATACGTATGTGGCAGCAGGCACGTGCACAAGCACCGGTTCATGAGTGGAGGTTTAAACCAGACGTGCTCTGTTTCAGAGTCTGGCGACACAGACAGAAAGGAAAGATTGCAAAAATCGTAAGTTGAACCATCGTAACTTGGGGACCACCTGTAATGAATACAACCAGTTTTGCTTGAAAAAAACAATCACCATGGATCAACCCTAACCAGGATTATAGCAGTTACTGTAGATGGAAGGTATAAACAAATGATTGCTGCTCCTGCCAGTTTTCAGATGAGTGAAATGGCAAAAAATGAAGgcagtgtgctgtgtgattaTAATACAATATGCTTATAATAATGGCTGACTGAACAGACCTGTTCATGCAACTGTTCTACACAATAAAGCTATTTGTATTGTGAAATAAGATCTTACCGGAGGTTAGGGCACATCGCCTACAGAAGGTATGCTGCAAAGGAAATGAGGCAGATGTTAAAAACAAGCTGCTCCTTCCATAAATAAACAAGAGTAAACAACCGCATTCCTAATGATAACATGCATCGGCCTGTTTACTACAGTGTTTCCTCAGTTCGGCACTTTacttatgaataaaaaattcagcaaatctaaatgtaaatatgttgtttttttttttttttttgcaacgcCATATTGAGCTATTACTAAATACCCTAAAGCTTGGGTTGATACTGTGACTTACCCCACATGTGGTGATGACAGGGTCTTTAAAGACGTTACAGCACAGCTGACAACACAGTTTGACCGAGGGCTGTTCGGCAAAAACCTGCGGATcctgagaaagagaaggaaagaaagagaaatgctgTATTTCcatttaagaaaaacaaaagtgagttatttatacaatatacaggCGTTTAAAAAAATCCCAACACAGCTGATGCATGTAAAACTCTTGTGTCGCCAAAATGAATTGCGTTTGCATTGAAACCCATTTGCCCCCGGGGACGTGAGAGTGAGGAAATTAATGAGGGGGGTTTGTTTGCTGGGGCTTGTGAGTAATTGTAAACCTATAAAGTAAAAACATATGGTGGATGAACTACACCCCTATCCCTAGACACATGTAATCTTATGGATTGCTTCCAAACACTTGGTACGAGCATTACAACACCTGTTGCATTTGACAGACAGCAAGACGGCATGACAGCAGTTTAACCTCCTGTCACACTCAGCTGGACTGTCAAAGGCAGATGCGCTAATAGAAATGTGAATCAGCCGAGGACGATGTGTGCACACTATGGACCCAGATATGGAGCGTGTCTGTGTGCTCACCgtatcctcctcttcttcatgcAGAGAGAAAGTCGAGCGCAGAGACATGTTGGACTCAGAGTGGAGAGAACGAACAGAGATGGCAGAGTCTGAACCACGTGAAGTACCGATGGGtggctaaacacacacacacacacacacacacacacatatcctttTAATTCTCTAGAATCCAAAATCACACTCTGAACTGAAATAAACTGCGATTAAATCATTGGTTTACATTTGCGATATAAAGCATGTGAGTGATCAGTCAGTGTTTGCTGTAAATGCAATGCAAATAGAAATCATTATATGAACAGGCTTGTGAACTTGTACTGCTTTCTAAACATGCAGCATTGCTTTCTCAGTGAGGCACTTAAGAAATCTGAACAGACTGTAAAGACGCTGAATCGTCTTAACCAACGTAGAcagctagtttttttttttttttttatcgcagCTGTAAATATTGATTTTCCGGGGAGACCTATGGTTGCAAAATGCCAACAAATACAGCATCCGTTTTTTTGTAACTGCTTTGATTACCATGCCGTCGTCGTCGTCTCGAGTGGAGAAAGTCAGCGTGCTGGAGGTGGAAGACGGTGTTCGGCGGTGCTGTTTGTAATTGCTGGATGTCTCGGCTGAAAAATAGCAACCCACAGTATAAAACCACTAATCCATAGTTAATATATACTTTGATTATAATTAGTATGAATCTGAAGTGGGGAACTGTGATGAACTCACGTTTGCTAACTGGAGCAACTCCTGAAAAAGACGGCCCGAATGCGTTCTCCATTCTGGCCTA
Coding sequences within:
- the traf7 gene encoding E3 ubiquitin-protein ligase TRAF7, coding for MENAFGPSFSGVAPVSKPETSSNYKQHRRTPSSTSSTLTFSTRDDDDGMPPIGTSRGSDSAISVRSLHSESNMSLRSTFSLHEEEEDTDPQVFAEQPSVKLCCQLCCNVFKDPVITTCGHTFCRRCALTSEKCPVDNSKLTVVVNNIAVAEQIGELFIHCKYGVRTTASGKPAAFEVDPLGCPFTIKLSTRKDHEVSCDYRPVRCPNNPSCPPLLTMNLEAHLKECEHIKCPHSKYGCTFIGNQDTYETHLDACKFEGLKEFLQQTDDRFHEMQVTLAQKDQDISFLRSMLGKLSEKLDQLEKNLELKFDVLDENQSKLSEDLMEFRRDASMLNDELSHINARLNMGILGSYDPQQIFKCKGTFVGHQGPVWCLCVYSTGDLLFSGSSDKTIKVWDTCTTYKCQKTLEGHDGIVLALCIQGNKLYSGSADCTIIVWDIQNLQKVNTIRAHDNPVCTLVSSHNMLFSGSLKAIKVWDIVGTELKLKKELTGLNHWVRALVASQNHLYSGSYQTIKIWDIRSLECVHVLQTSGGSVYSIAVTNHHIVCGTYENLIHVWDIESKEQVRTLTGHVGTVYALAVISTPDQTKVFSASYDRSLRVWSMDNMICTQTLLRHQGSVTALAVSRGRLFSGAVDSTVKVWTC